The Bradyrhizobium sp. CCGB01 genome segment GAGACCAACACGCCCTATTTCGACGGCTGCCTGCCGATCGAGGTGATGGCGGAGCGCGGCCCCGAGACGCTGCGCCACGGCCCGATGAAACCCGTCGGCCTCACCAATCCGCACGATCCCACCACGAAAGCCTACGCGATCGTGCAGCTGCGGCAGGACAACAAGCTCGGCACGCTCTACAACATCGTCGGCTTCCAGACGAAGCTGAAATATGGCGAGCAGCAGCGCATCTTCCGCACCATTCCAGGGCTGGAGAAGGCCGAATTCGCCCGCCTCGGCGGCCTGCATCGCAACACCTTCCTCAACTCGCCAAAACTGCTCGACGGCCAGTTGCGTCTCCGCGCACAGCCGCGGCTGCGTTTCGCGGGCCAGATGACGGGTTGCGAGGGCTATGTGGAATCCGCAAGCGTCGGCTTGATTGCCGGTCTCTATGCGGCGGCAGATGCGCGCGGCGAGACGCTTGGGAGCCCGCCGGGCACCACAGCGCTCGGGTCGCTGCTCGGCCACATCACCGGCGGCCATATCGAGACCATCGAGCCGGGCACACGCTCGTTCCAGCCGATGAACATCAATTTCGGCCTGTTTCCGCCACTTGCGAGCGCACCGACGAAGAAGCCCGACGGCACGCGGCTGCGCGGCAACGAGAAGACGGTGGCCAAGAAGCAGGCGATGAGCGCACTGGCGCTCGCCGATCTCGACCGCTGGATCGCCGATCATCTGCGCATTGCCGCAGCCGCGTGAGTTTACGATGAGTCTCCCCAAAGACGACGCCGCGACACTGTCGGCGCGCTGGACCGAGGGCGTGCTGCTGAAGCGCGACGTGTTCTCGACCGTCGAGCGCGGTCGCTTCCGCGGCGACAGCGGCGAGGTCGACGCGGTGCTGCGCCGGCTCGACGAAGTGCCGTGGTGGTCATTCCTGCTGGCGCGCCACCTGTTCGCACGCGAGAAGCATGCGCTCGCCCTCGCCAAGGGGCTGAATGTCGGCCCTGAGCTGCTGTGGGCCGGCCGCCGCGCGCTGGTGCGCGGCTTCGTCGACGGCGTTGCGCTGCATCTGGCCAAGCCGCATGGCGATCTCGCCTATTTCCGCTCGGCCAAGGCGGCGCTGCGCCGGCTGCGCCGCGCCGGCATCTGCCACAACGATCTCGCCAAGGAACAGAACTGGCTGGTCGGTCGCGACGGCCGCGCCTATGTGACCGACTTCCAGCTCGCGGCCTGCTTCAATCGCCGCGGCCGGCTCTATCGCATCCTCGCGTATGAAGATCTCCGCCATCTGCTCAAGCACAAGCGCTCTTATGCGCCGGAATCGCTGACGCCGCGCGAACGAAAAATCCTCGCCAAGAAATCGTTCGCGGCAAGCCTGTGGCTCGCCACCGGCAAGAAAGTCTACCGCGCGATCACGCGCGGCCTGTTCAATTTCACCGACCGCGAGGGCGGCGGCCGCCGGCTGGTCAACGACGCGCCGGTGCTGGCCGAGCTGATCCGCAAGAATCCGGCCGTGCGCGACACCGCCATCGTCGCGTTTGCCGACCGCCGCTCCGGCGTCGGGCTCTATGCCTTCGTCGAGGCCGATCTGGCCACGCTCGAGGGCGAGCTTCGGAGCGAGCTCACCGCTGCGAAGGGCCCGAAGCCGCCGGAGCACATCCAGGTCGTCCACGCGCTGCCCCGTGATGGCAGCGGCAAGCCGCGGACCGAGATCCTGCAGCTGGTCGCCATGAACCAGCTCGATCTGATCGAGCCGATGATGAAGAACGACCAGGACCGCGCCTTCCTCAAGGACATCCTGGAGCAGCGCAAGAACCTGCGCGACCGCTTCAATTTCGAGGCGGACCTGCCGACCAGCTAGCGCGGCGCGCTGGTGCCTTGAAGCGTCCACATTGGCGATAGAGAAGCGATCGGGAACAGGCAGGCTTGGCGGGGCTATGGGCATGCGGGGGACGATAATGCATCGTGGGGTTGGCGGCCTCATCGCCGGCCTCCTGCTGCTGGCTACTGCGCCCGCAATGGCCGAATCCCCCTCCGAGCTGATTTCGAGCTTCCGCCTCAAGCATGGCGAAGTCCGCGTCGTCCGCGACTCGACCCTCGACCGCATCGCCATGGATCAGGCCCGCGCGATGGCGGCGAAGGACGATCTCAGCCACGACGCCCTCGGCCCGTTCAACCGGCGCGTCGCACCGGCCGGCGCGGGACGCGCGGCCGAGAACATCGCCTACGGCTACGACAATTTCGAGAAGACGCTGGGCCAGTGGATCGACTCGTCCGGGCACCGCAAGAACCTCTTGCTGCACAACGC includes the following:
- a CDS encoding CAP domain-containing protein; this translates as MHRGVGGLIAGLLLLATAPAMAESPSELISSFRLKHGEVRVVRDSTLDRIAMDQARAMAAKDDLSHDALGPFNRRVAPAGAGRAAENIAYGYDNFEKTLGQWIDSSGHRKNLLLHNASRVGIASARNASGKRTYWAMVIAGDYEPKGKGKGKKDTEPLVAVKREAAPASKPKPKSSGCHIKLLSLCI
- a CDS encoding serine/threonine protein kinase; translated protein: MSLPKDDAATLSARWTEGVLLKRDVFSTVERGRFRGDSGEVDAVLRRLDEVPWWSFLLARHLFAREKHALALAKGLNVGPELLWAGRRALVRGFVDGVALHLAKPHGDLAYFRSAKAALRRLRRAGICHNDLAKEQNWLVGRDGRAYVTDFQLAACFNRRGRLYRILAYEDLRHLLKHKRSYAPESLTPRERKILAKKSFAASLWLATGKKVYRAITRGLFNFTDREGGGRRLVNDAPVLAELIRKNPAVRDTAIVAFADRRSGVGLYAFVEADLATLEGELRSELTAAKGPKPPEHIQVVHALPRDGSGKPRTEILQLVAMNQLDLIEPMMKNDQDRAFLKDILEQRKNLRDRFNFEADLPTS
- the trmFO gene encoding methylenetetrahydrofolate--tRNA-(uracil(54)-C(5))-methyltransferase (FADH(2)-oxidizing) TrmFO; the encoded protein is MTGPLSNTVHVIGAGLAGSEAAWQVAKSGVPVVLHEMRPTRMTEAHRTDGLAELVCSNSFRSDDAANNAVGLLHAEMRRLDSLIMRAADANQVPAGGALAVDRDGFSAAVTKALNDHPLIEIARGEVSGLPPADWSNVIVATGPLTSAPLADAIRELTDENALAFFDAIAPIVHRESIDMSVAWFQSRYDKVGPGGNGADYINCPMTKEQYDGFVAALIAGEKTEFKEWETNTPYFDGCLPIEVMAERGPETLRHGPMKPVGLTNPHDPTTKAYAIVQLRQDNKLGTLYNIVGFQTKLKYGEQQRIFRTIPGLEKAEFARLGGLHRNTFLNSPKLLDGQLRLRAQPRLRFAGQMTGCEGYVESASVGLIAGLYAAADARGETLGSPPGTTALGSLLGHITGGHIETIEPGTRSFQPMNINFGLFPPLASAPTKKPDGTRLRGNEKTVAKKQAMSALALADLDRWIADHLRIAAAA